In Daphnia magna isolate NIES linkage group LG5, ASM2063170v1.1, whole genome shotgun sequence, a single genomic region encodes these proteins:
- the LOC123472615 gene encoding uncharacterized protein LOC123472615 gives MARYYHGKKIHKIETEISIFVMDVGNFYKKETSLKEATSLETFLDSVSITRRYMVGRATHLKTTVYHASKEISTEADFQDIFKLQHYPYDLKPTVMQVHVLVDFSVSSWDRFIPTEYRQYYTALDE, from the exons ATGGCACGTTACTATCATGgcaaaaaaattcataaaattGAAACTGAAATCTCAATTTTTGTAATGGACGTTGGTAATTTTTACAAAAAGGAAACTTCCCTCAAGGAAGCAACTAGTCTCGAGACATTCCTTGACTCTG TTTCTATTACACGCCGTTACATGGTAGGAAGAGCAACACATTTGAAGACAACCGTATATCATGCATCTAAGGAAATTTCAACGGAAGCTGATTTTCAAGATATTTTTAAGCTTCAGCACTATCCATATGATTTGAAACCTACTGTTATGCAAGTACATGTATTAGTAGATTTCAGTGTGAGCAGTTGGGATCGTTTCATTCCAACCGAATACAGACAGTATTACACTGCTTTGGACGAGTAG